The sequence CGACGATCTCCGACTCGCCCATGTCCTCGCCGACTCGGCCGACTCGGTCACCCTGGAGCGTTTCCGCGCACTCGACCTGCGGATCGAGACCAAGCCCGACCTGACGCCCGTCAGCGACGCCGACAAGGCCGCCGAGGAGCTGGTGCGCAGCATCCTGCAGCGGGCCCGCCCGCGCGACGCGGTGCTCGGCGAGGAGTTCGGGCTGCAGGGCTCCGGCCCGCGCCGGTGGGTGATCGACCCGATCGACGGCACCAAGAACTACATCCGCGGTGTCCCGGTCTGGGCCACCCTGATCGCGCTGCTGGAGGACGGCCCGGACGGCGTGGAGCGCCCCGTCGTCGGCATCGTCTCCGCGCCCGCGCTGCAGCGCCGCTGGTGGGCCGCCAAGGGCCTCGGCGCGTACGCGGGCCGCAGCCTCGCCAAGGCGTCCCGGATCCACGTGTCCGGGGTCTCCCGGATCGAGGACGCCTCGTTCTCCTACTCCTCGCTGTCCGGCTGGGAGGAGCGCGGACGGCTGGAGCCGTTCCTGGACCTCACCCGGGCCT comes from Streptomyces sp. TLI_053 and encodes:
- the hisN gene encoding histidinol-phosphatase, coding for MADYHDDLRLAHVLADSADSVTLERFRALDLRIETKPDLTPVSDADKAAEELVRSILQRARPRDAVLGEEFGLQGSGPRRWVIDPIDGTKNYIRGVPVWATLIALLEDGPDGVERPVVGIVSAPALQRRWWAAKGLGAYAGRSLAKASRIHVSGVSRIEDASFSYSSLSGWEERGRLEPFLDLTRACWRTRAYGDFWSYMMVAEGAVDIAAEPELSLWDMAANSVIVEEAGGRFTGLDGVPGPGGADAVASNGLLHQEALDRLSV